A window from Enterocloster bolteae encodes these proteins:
- a CDS encoding ArsR/SmtB family transcription factor, with amino-acid sequence MTTAQELQKRFHACMPLFIALGDEMRLSIIEVLTEEALDRRQTPGPIHFEQYGLNVNEITRRTSLSRPAISHHLKILKDAGIVGVRQEGTANYYYLTLRESNRRLMELGYRLEEFLY; translated from the coding sequence ATGACAACTGCCCAGGAACTGCAGAAACGTTTTCATGCCTGTATGCCGCTGTTCATTGCCCTGGGCGATGAGATGCGTCTGTCCATCATAGAGGTACTGACAGAGGAAGCCCTTGACAGAAGGCAGACGCCCGGCCCCATCCATTTCGAGCAATACGGCCTCAATGTAAATGAAATTACCCGGCGGACCAGCCTTTCCCGTCCGGCCATATCCCATCACCTTAAAATATTAAAGGATGCGGGTATTGTGGGTGTACGCCAGGAAGGCACGGCCAACTATTATTATCTCACCCTGAGGGAATCCAACCGCCGGCTGATGGAGCTGGGATACAGACTGGAAGAATTCCTGTACTGA
- the glgB gene encoding 1,4-alpha-glucan branching protein GlgB, protein MVAKKRTAASSKKKASATGFISDLDCYLFGAGTHYDIYQKLGAHPKTYKGKEGIYFAVWAPHAKEVHLVGDFNNWNPEASPMERISESGIWEIFNPGMKLGELYKFAITTQSGKILYKADPFAFSAEYRPGTASVTADIQGFSWTDSSWIEKRTQADVQKLPMSIYEVHLGSWRKRDRPEKDGFYTYTEAAHELAAYVKEMGYTHVELMGIAEHPFDGSWGYQVTGYFAPTSRYGTPEQFMYFVNYLHKNGIGVILDWVPAHFPKDAHGLADFDGEPLFEYADPRKGEHPDWGTKVFDYGKNEVKDFLISNALYWVEQYHVDGLRVDAVASMLYLDYGRQEGQWVPNKDGGNQNLEAIEFFKHLNTVVQGRNHGALVIAEESTAWPKVTEHPEQDGLGFTFKWNMGWMHDFLEYMKLDPYFRKYNHHRMTFGLTYFTSENYILVLSHDEVVHLKCSMINKMPGLGRDKFSNLKAGYTFMMGHPGKKLLFMGQDFGQLHEWDEKVSLDWYLTDEDDHRELQNYVKDLLHLYKKYPSLYRQDNDWNGFQWINANDGDRSIFSFIRRDETGKKNLMFIINFTPVERPDYRVGVPKRGRYTLLLDNHGAYKAAEAPCFSSSKSECDGQPYSFSYPLPGYGTAIFRF, encoded by the coding sequence ATGGTAGCTAAAAAACGCACTGCAGCATCTTCAAAGAAAAAGGCTTCTGCCACAGGTTTCATATCTGATCTGGACTGCTATCTGTTCGGGGCAGGCACACATTATGATATTTACCAGAAATTAGGGGCACATCCCAAGACATACAAGGGAAAGGAAGGTATCTACTTCGCCGTCTGGGCCCCCCACGCAAAAGAGGTCCATCTGGTAGGCGATTTTAACAACTGGAATCCGGAGGCCAGCCCCATGGAACGTATCTCCGAATCCGGTATCTGGGAGATTTTCAATCCGGGCATGAAGCTGGGAGAGCTCTATAAATTCGCCATTACCACCCAGTCCGGCAAGATTCTCTACAAGGCAGATCCCTTTGCCTTCAGCGCGGAATACCGTCCGGGTACAGCCTCTGTCACAGCCGATATCCAGGGCTTTTCCTGGACTGACAGCTCTTGGATCGAAAAGAGGACCCAGGCAGATGTACAGAAGCTGCCCATGAGCATTTACGAAGTGCATCTGGGTTCCTGGCGTAAACGGGACAGGCCTGAAAAGGACGGCTTTTATACATACACAGAGGCAGCCCATGAGCTGGCAGCTTATGTAAAAGAGATGGGCTATACCCATGTGGAGCTGATGGGCATTGCAGAACATCCATTTGACGGTTCCTGGGGATATCAGGTGACGGGATACTTTGCCCCCACCTCCCGCTATGGCACACCGGAACAGTTCATGTATTTCGTAAACTACCTGCATAAAAACGGCATAGGCGTCATACTGGACTGGGTTCCGGCCCACTTTCCCAAGGATGCCCATGGCCTGGCTGACTTTGACGGAGAACCCCTTTTTGAATATGCGGACCCCAGGAAGGGCGAACATCCGGACTGGGGCACCAAGGTATTTGATTACGGTAAAAATGAGGTCAAGGACTTCCTCATCAGCAATGCGCTCTACTGGGTGGAACAGTACCACGTGGACGGCCTCAGGGTGGACGCGGTGGCATCCATGCTGTACCTGGACTACGGACGCCAGGAAGGCCAGTGGGTCCCCAACAAAGACGGAGGCAACCAGAACCTGGAAGCCATCGAGTTCTTTAAGCACCTGAACACAGTAGTCCAGGGGCGCAACCACGGTGCTCTTGTCATTGCCGAGGAATCCACCGCGTGGCCAAAGGTGACGGAGCATCCCGAACAGGACGGGCTGGGCTTTACCTTCAAGTGGAACATGGGATGGATGCATGACTTCCTGGAGTACATGAAGTTAGACCCCTATTTCCGCAAATATAACCATCACCGCATGACCTTCGGACTTACCTACTTTACAAGTGAGAACTATATCCTGGTCCTTTCCCACGATGAGGTGGTTCACCTGAAATGCTCCATGATTAACAAGATGCCCGGCCTGGGCAGGGACAAGTTCTCCAATCTGAAGGCCGGTTACACCTTCATGATGGGCCATCCCGGCAAGAAGCTCCTGTTCATGGGACAGGATTTCGGCCAGCTCCATGAATGGGATGAAAAGGTTTCCCTGGACTGGTACCTCACAGACGAGGATGACCACAGGGAGCTTCAGAACTATGTAAAGGACCTGCTCCATCTGTACAAAAAGTATCCTTCCCTTTACCGCCAGGACAATGACTGGAATGGTTTCCAGTGGATTAATGCCAATGACGGCGACAGAAGTATCTTCAGCTTCATCCGCCGGGATGAGACAGGTAAGAAAAACCTGATGTTCATTATAAACTTTACTCCGGTGGAGAGACCCGATTACCGTGTAGGTGTCCCAAAGCGCGGCAGGTACACCCTGCTCCTGGATAACCACGGAGCTTATAAGGCAGCAGAAGCTCCCTGTTTCTCATCCTCTAAAAGCGAATGCGACGGACAGCCCTATTCCTTCTCCTATCCTCTTCCTGGATACGGAACTGCAATCTTCCGTTTTTAA
- a CDS encoding YaaL family protein has translation MFDIMKAVRETAAARSAVTRARRPRPELIRLRVEIERTKCAIEAARNHFEQAVDPTLIDCYIYELNAAQLRYQFLLRKFKSQED, from the coding sequence ATGTTTGACATCATGAAAGCAGTCAGGGAGACTGCTGCCGCCAGGTCCGCTGTGACCAGGGCGCGGCGCCCCAGACCTGAACTCATCCGCCTGCGCGTGGAAATCGAACGCACAAAATGTGCCATCGAAGCCGCCAGGAACCACTTTGAGCAGGCCGTGGACCCTACCCTGATAGACTGCTATATCTACGAACTGAACGCGGCACAGCTGCGCTACCAGTTCCTGCTGCGTAAATTTAAAAGCCAGGAGGATTAG
- a CDS encoding alpha-amylase family glycosyl hydrolase produces MSTWYERGVFYHMYPLGMTGAPKHNDATEVTNRFEELDKWISHIRSLGANAIYIGPLFESTSHGYDTRDYKLVDRRLGDNGSFRKFVDQCHQEGIKVVVDGVFNHTGREFFAFKDIQEKRWDSPYKDWYKGVNFDWQSPCGDSFGYEAWQGHFELPCLNLFNPDVRSYLFDVIRFWIDEFDIDGIRLDCANVLDFNFMKEMRSQTEAMKEDFWLMGEVIHGDYSRWVNNEMLHSVTNYELHKSLYSGFNDHNFFEIAHNVRRLEAIGRQLYTFVDNHDEDRIATKLKLREHLFPIYICLFTLPGIPSIYYGGEWGVEGKRTNTSDEALRPAISIEQEGELHCELTDLIAQLGQIHSQQEPLHTGRYQELLLTNRQYAFARHGEDSVIITAVNNDDEPAELAIPVPLQAGEAVNLLEPADRLPISDGKVHIKLKGNWGAVLKLKGEN; encoded by the coding sequence ATGAGCACCTGGTATGAGCGGGGAGTGTTCTATCACATGTATCCCCTGGGGATGACTGGAGCCCCCAAACACAATGATGCAACCGAAGTAACCAACCGTTTTGAAGAATTAGACAAGTGGATTTCCCACATCCGGTCCCTAGGCGCAAACGCCATCTACATAGGCCCGCTTTTTGAATCCACCAGCCATGGATACGATACCAGGGATTATAAACTGGTGGACCGGCGTCTGGGCGATAACGGTTCTTTCAGAAAATTTGTGGACCAATGCCACCAGGAGGGCATAAAGGTTGTTGTGGACGGTGTGTTCAATCACACAGGACGTGAGTTTTTTGCCTTTAAGGACATACAGGAAAAGCGCTGGGATTCCCCTTATAAGGACTGGTATAAGGGAGTGAACTTCGACTGGCAGAGCCCCTGCGGCGATTCCTTTGGATATGAAGCCTGGCAGGGACACTTTGAACTGCCCTGCCTGAACCTCTTTAACCCGGATGTGAGGTCCTATCTCTTTGATGTCATCCGGTTTTGGATTGACGAGTTTGACATTGACGGAATACGCCTGGACTGCGCCAATGTGCTGGACTTTAACTTCATGAAGGAAATGCGCAGCCAGACAGAGGCCATGAAGGAAGATTTCTGGCTTATGGGTGAGGTGATACACGGGGACTACAGCCGCTGGGTTAACAATGAGATGCTTCACTCCGTCACTAATTACGAACTTCACAAAAGCCTTTACTCCGGCTTCAATGACCACAACTTCTTTGAGATTGCCCACAACGTAAGACGGCTGGAGGCCATCGGACGCCAGCTTTACACCTTTGTGGACAATCATGACGAGGATAGGATTGCCACAAAGCTTAAGCTCAGGGAGCACCTGTTCCCCATATACATCTGCCTCTTCACTCTGCCCGGAATTCCATCCATCTATTACGGCGGCGAATGGGGCGTTGAGGGAAAGCGCACCAACACCAGCGATGAAGCGCTGCGTCCCGCCATCTCCATAGAGCAGGAAGGTGAACTTCACTGCGAACTTACAGACCTGATTGCACAGCTGGGACAGATTCACAGCCAGCAGGAGCCGCTTCACACGGGCCGTTACCAGGAACTGCTGCTGACCAACCGCCAGTATGCATTTGCCAGACACGGTGAAGACTCTGTCATCATCACCGCGGTAAACAATGACGATGAGCCGGCCGAACTGGCCATCCCTGTTCCGCTTCAGGCCGGCGAGGCAGTCAATCTTCTGGAACCCGCAGACCGCCTCCCCATTTCAGACGGGAAGGTCCACATAAAACTAAAGGGCAACTGGGGAGCTGTCCTGAAACTCAAGGGAGAGAACTGA